A DNA window from Nerophis lumbriciformis linkage group LG03, RoL_Nlum_v2.1, whole genome shotgun sequence contains the following coding sequences:
- the tshba gene encoding thyroid stimulating hormone subunit beta a, with the protein MKTAAFTCGLLLLIFNPAAPTCMPTDFTLYVEKPECDFCVAINTTICVGFCYSRDSNMRDIFGSRFLIQRGCTYQRVEYRTAQLPGCPLPTNAAFTYPVALSCHCGACRTDSDQCAHRAGGGGARCSKAVRHMFTDTDSLMLPL; encoded by the exons ATGAAGACTGCAGCGTTCACCTGcggcctcctcctcctcatcttcAACCCAGCAGCACCAACCTGCATGCCCACAGATTTCACTTTGTACGTGGAGAAGCCAGAGTGTGACTTTTGTGTGGCCATCAACACCACCATCTGTGTGGGCTTCTGCTACTCCAGG GACAGCAACATGCGGGACATATTTGGCTCACGCTTCCTCATCCAGAGAGGCTGCACCTACCAGAGGGTGGAGTACCGTACGGCCCAGCTGCCCGGATGTCCCCTCCCCACCAACGCTGCCTTCACCTACCCGGTGGCCCTCAGCTGCCACTGTGGAGCGTGTCGCACTGACAGCGACCAGTGCGCCCACAGGGCCGGTGGGGGCGGGGCTAGATGCTCTAAGGCGGTCAGACACATGTTTACTGACACTGACAGTCTAATGCTCCCTCTTTGA